In Crassostrea angulata isolate pt1a10 chromosome 4, ASM2561291v2, whole genome shotgun sequence, one genomic interval encodes:
- the LOC128182602 gene encoding alpha-1,2-mannosyltransferase ALG9-like: protein MSATMKQRVQKKKDVKTGKLTAQDNRGEDTHLESPWTPKGYTAFKILLSARLCAAVWNIVGDCDETYNYWEPMHYLMFGKGFQTWEYSPTYAIRSYAYLWIHALPISLYKILFSTNKIMLFYILRCVLAFACALCEIYFYKGVCKQFGANTGRITLAVLLLSAGMFISSTAYLPSSFCMYMTLLSMGAWFLGHLQVAILSTAASAILGWPFAGIIGVPIALDLLLRRRHYGFFMKWCLVALVLFLVPSIQVDFHYYGKLLIAPLNIVMYNVLTEHGPDLYGVEPFSFYFLNGFLNFNVMFILALLSLPLVYLVKFLLKLEDRDKPTWLLMLPMYLWMLIFFTRPHKEERFLFPIYPLLALFGAVSIDYLQKLCCLLMPGQRGQHYTTNTNWIPVCLCVLFSALSFSRIIALYQGYHAPLDIYVELNRISSDPKVHTLPPDKSVNVCVGKEWYRFPSNFFLPGNNWNLQFLRSEFRGQLPKPYSSGEDATKIIPTDMNDLNREEMSRYVNISRCHYLIDLDTQTDTKYEPNYSANSEEWTVLHSVPFLDASRSHRLLRAFYIPFISSRYCTYVNYNLLKTRRTKKNSAHRNA from the exons ATGTCAGCCACCATGAAGCAACGGGTCCAGAAAAAGAAAGATGTGAAAACGGGAAAACTGACTGCACAAGACAACagagg gGAAGACACCCATCTTGAATCTCCATGGACACCAAAGGGCTACACTGCTTTCAAGATCCTCCTGTCTGCTCGTCTGTGTGCAGCGGTGTGGAACATTGTTGGAGATTGTGATGAAACTTACAACTACTGGGAGCCG ATGCACTACCTGATGTTTGGTAAAGGATTCCAGACATGGGAGTATTCCCCTACATATGCAATCCGCTCCTATGCTTATCTCTGGATCCATGCCTTACCAATCTccctttacaaaatattattcagcACAAACAAG ATCATGCTGTTCTATATTCTACGCTGTGTTTTAGCATTTGCCTGTGCTTTGTGTGAAATTTATTTCTACAA ggGTGTATGTAAGCAGTTTGGAGCTAACACAGGAAGGATAACTCTGGCGGTCTTGTTGCTCAGTGCTGGGATGTTTATTTCTTCCACGGCGTATCTGCCCAGCAGTTTCTGTATGTACATGACCCTGCTATCAATGGGAGCCTGGTTTCTTGGCCATCTACAG gTGGCCATTTTGTCAACTGCAGCAAGTGCTATATTGGGATGGCCTTTTGCAGGAATTATAGG aGTACCCATAGCCCTGGACCTACTGCTGAGGAGAAGACACTATGGTTTTTTCATGAAGTGGTGTTTGGTGGCACTGGTCCTCTTCTTG GTTCCCAGCATACAGGTGGACTTCCATTACTATGGGAAACTGCTGATTGCTCCGCTGAACATCGTCATGTATAATGTGTTAACAGAGCACGGGCCTGACCTCTATG GTGTGGAACCATTTTCTTTCTACTTTCTGAATGGATTTTTGAACTTTAATGTGATGTTCATTTTGGCTTTGCTCAGCTTACCCCTAGTT tacCTAGTCAAATTTCTATTGAAACTGGAAGATAGAG ACAAACCAACATGGCTGCTGATGCTGCCTATGTATCTTTGGATGCTCATTTTCTTCACTAGGCCACATAAG GAGGAGAGATTTTTGTTCCCAATCTACCCACTGTTGGCCTTGTTTGGGGCTGTGAGCATTGATTATTTACAG AAGCTGTGTTGTTTGTTGATGCCTGGACAGAGGGGCCAACACTACACAACCAACACCAACTGGATCCCCGTCTGTCTGTGTGTCCTGTTCAGTGCCCTCTCATTCTCTCGTATTATTGCCCTGTATCAGG GATACCATGCACCATTAGATATCTATGTAGAACTCAACAGAATTTCCTCCGATCCAAAAGTTCATACTTTACCACCTGACAAGTCAGTAAATGTTTGTGTTGGAAAAGAGTGGTATCGTTTCCCTAGCAACTTCTTCCTCCCTGGAAACAA ctgGAATCTACAGTTTCTAAGGTCAGAGTTTAGAGGCCAACTTCCAAAGCCATACAGTTCAGGGGAGGATGcaacaaaaataattccaacAGACATGAATGACCTCAATAGAGAAGAAATGTCTAGATAT GTAAACATTAGCAGGTGTCATTATCTGATAGACCtggacacacagacagacacaaAATATGAACCGAACTACTCCGCTAATTCTGAGGAGTGGACTGTCCTTCACTCAGTGCCCTTCCTAGATGCCAGCAG gtCTCATCGACTTTTAAGGGCATTCTACATTCCTTTCATCTCATCAAGATACTGCACCTATGTGAATTACAATTTACTAAAAACTAGAAGGACTAAGAAGAATTCTGCGCATAGAAATGCTTAA
- the LOC128182607 gene encoding golgin subfamily A member 6-like protein 26 has protein sequence MPECQAKFCTVRRGQGFNTFSIPDPKHDYELCKRWIHNLGNKKLNIKTFVFAYHKIVCEKHFEEDCFEDDVEARLMNFKPRKKLKKGAVPTIFKDSKTPKRREASEKRIKKKEKSELLKNILANAEDDKLVPEDEAGCSYKAWRSEQKRKEEEAWRSEQKRKEEEAWRSEQKRKEETIPKGKPKKAKVTRNSKNTVDAATQYEYIDDRTTKNMGTQCDIRAEKPIEFCVNCRARKYPSLTTSDHRYFKKCQDIPST, from the exons ATGCCTGAATGCCAAGCAAAATTTTGCACTGTCAGAAGGGGACAGGGATTCAATACATTTTCTATTCCTGACCCTAAGCATGACTATGAATTGTGCAAAAGATGGATTCATAACTTGGGGAATAAGAAACTAAACATAAAGACTTTTGTTTTTGCATATCATAAAATTGTCTGTGAAAAACACTTTGAAGAGGATTGTTTTGAAGATGATGTTGAG GCACGCCTTATGAATTTCAAACCaagaaaaaaactgaaaaaggGGGCAGTTCCTACTATTTTCAAAGACAGCAAAACTCCCAAGAGAAGGGAAGCAagtgaaaaaagaataaaaaagaaggaaaaatcAGAA CTACTTAAGAATATTCTTGCCAATGCTGAAGATGACAAACTTGTACCGGAAGATGAGGCAGGCTGTTCTTACAAAGCTTGGAGATCTGAACAGAAAAGGAAAGAAGAAGAAGCTTGGAGATCTGAACAGAAAAGGAAAGAAGAAGAAGCTTGGAGATCTGAACAGAAAAGGAAAGAAGAAACAATTCCTAAGGGAAAACCAAAAAAGGCAAAGGTTACTCGG AATTCAAAGAACACTGTGGACGCTGCGACTCAGTATGAATATATTGATGACAGAACTACGAAGAATATGGGCACACAGTGTGATATAAGAGCTGAAAAACCAATCGAATTCTGTGTAAACTGTAGAGCAAGAAAATACCCTAGTCTAACAACATCCGATcacagatattttaaaaaatgtcaggACATTCCTTCAACTTGA